In the Gemmatimonadaceae bacterium genome, GCGCAACGCAGGCGCTGTACGACATCGATGCCGTGATTCAGCCGCGCGCGATCACGGCATTGATCGGACCGTCCGGCTGCGGCAAGTCGACGTTCCTGCGATCGATCAATCGCCTGAACGAGCTGATTCCGGGCATCCGCCACGAGGGCCGCATCGAGCTCGATGGCGACGACGTGTATGATTCCACGGTGGACGTCGTGGCGCTGCGGCAGCGCGTCGGTATGGTGTTCCAGCGCTGGAATCCCTTCCCGAAATCGATCTATGCGAACGTCGCCTACGGACCGCGCATCAACGGCGTCCACGATCGGCGCGAGCTGGACCTCATCGTCGAGACGTCACTGCGGCGCGCGGCACTGTGGGACGAAGTCCGTGATCGGTTACGCGAGAGCGCGACGAGCCTCTCCGGCGGACAACAGCAGCGCCTCTGCATCGCTCGCGCACTCGCCAACGAGCCGGAAGTCTTGCTCCTGGACGAGCCGGCGAGCGCGCTCGATCCGCTCTCGACGCAGCGCGTCGAAGAGTTGTTGTACGAATTGAAGCAGGAGCTGACGGTCGTGATCGTGACGCATAACCTGCAGCAAGCGGGGCGCATCTCCGACCGCACCGCATTCTTTTTCCTCGGACGCTTGGTCGAAGCGGGACCAACCGATCAGATATTCACCAATCCGCGTGAAGAGCGTACGAACGCGTACGTGACCGGGAGGTTCGGATGACGCAGCCGCAAACGGCCGGCACAGAACGACAGACCGGCTTTCGCCATTTTCACGAGCAGCTCGCGGAGCTCAAGCAGCGCCTGCTCGACATGTCGGAGAAGGCCGAGGCACTCATCGATCTCGCTGTGGAGTCGCTGCGCGAGCGCGACGCGGGCAAGGCCGAAGCCGTTCTTGCCGCCGATCATGAGCTCGACGATCTCGAGGTCGAGGTCGAGCAGCGCGCAATCTCGCTCCTCGCGCTGCAGCAACCTATGGCGCGAGACCTCCGCTTCATCGTTGGTGCGATCAAGATCTCGAGTGATCTCGAGCGTGTCGGCGATCATGCGGTGAACATCGGCCAGTGCACGCTGCGTCTCCTCGACGTGCCCGTCACGCTCGCTCCAGGCCTCGAGATCGACGAGATGGCGAAGCGCGCGCGCGAAATGCTCGGCGACGGAATCGACGCGTTCATCAGAGCAGACGGCGCTCTCGGGCGCGCCGTCTGCAAGCGCGACGACGAAGTCGATGCACTCGAAGAGTCCACCTTCCGGGTGTTGTTGACGCACATGATGGAAAGCCCGACGACGATCTCGTCGTCGCTGCAGCTCCTCCTCGTGAGCCGCAACCTCGAGCGCGTCGCCGATCTCGCGACCAATATCGGCGAGGACGCGGTCTACCTCGCCGAGGGTAAGCAGATCAAGCACCACTTCGAGGAGCGGGCGCAGGGGAAGTCGCCGCCGCCGCGACCATAGCGCTCGACATACCAAGGACTCCTCTTCGTCGACAGCAGGGCGCCAGCGCTCCTTGGACGAAGGTCCAATGGACGGTCTCCCAACCCGGCGTCCCGTGACGCGTGCGTTACAAAGTGGACGGAGCGCCGTTACGCGGCGCCGGTAGCGTCCGGTCGCACGTTCACCCCCCATCGAACAGGCCGACCATGACCCGATTCCGTCTCCGCTCAACTGCAGTCGCCGGCGCGTTCATTCTCCTCGCGTCGGCGTCGATGCTCTCGGCGCAGACCACCGTCACCATCCCACCTATCGACTTCTCCGGAGTCATCTATAGCAACTTTCAATATCGCGTCGATCAGCGCGCGAAAAACTTTAACAAGTTCGATCTCGAGCGAGCGTATCTGACATTTCGTATGCCCGCTGGTGATCGCGCGAGCATCCGCATCACCACCGACGTCTACCAGCAGCAGAACACGCCGGCGGATCAGTACTACCAGGGCTGGGCGATCCGTCTGAAGTACGCCTATCTGCAGTACAACTACATCACGGGCGGCCCGAACGATTTCACCGCGGTCGCACGTATGGGTTCTCTCCATACGGTAGTCATCGACCACGAGGAGAACTTCTGGCCTCGCTGGATCTCGCAGACCGACGTCGAGCGCGCTGGGCTCTTTAGCTCCGCCGACATTGGCGCGGCGACACTCTTGACGCTGCCCAGCAAGGCGGGTGAAATCTACGCGGTGATCTCGAACGGTCCCGGGTATGGCTCGCGCGAGATGGATCGGTTCAAAGACCCGCAGGTACGATTGACGCTCACACCACTCGCCAACAGCAAAGCGGGAATCTTCAAGACATGGGCGATTTCACCCTGGTATTACAAGGGTCTCGTCGCCAGCCCCTTCGTCAACAGCGCGGCACCGCCAACGACGAACGGTCCGATCGGTACGGGTCTCGATCGCGACCGCTGGGGCGTGTTCACCGGCATTCGTGATCCGCGCATCCAGATGGGCGCTCAGTACGCATCGTTCAAGGGCCAGGGTCAGACGGGGCTCAACACCCCCGCCTCACCCGCCGTCACGGTCGACTCGAGCGGTCACCTGCTCTCCGGATTCATCGTCGCCAAGCCGCTCGCGCTCTTCGACACGGCTTTCACACGTTTGAATCTCGTGGCGCGGTACGACAGGGTCACGACGAACACGAACTACAGCCCGGAGGCGCAGTATCACGTGTTCATCGGCGGCATCTTCTTCGACCTGAACCGCCGCTGCGCCGTCTCCGTCGACTATCAGGAGCAGCTGTCGGACAACTACCCGGTCGTCGGCGCCGCGAC is a window encoding:
- the pstB gene encoding phosphate ABC transporter ATP-binding protein PstB encodes the protein MTGVMPNDSIEAAAGRPGPSLPVSEHPGAIVVRNFSFWYGATQALYDIDAVIQPRAITALIGPSGCGKSTFLRSINRLNELIPGIRHEGRIELDGDDVYDSTVDVVALRQRVGMVFQRWNPFPKSIYANVAYGPRINGVHDRRELDLIVETSLRRAALWDEVRDRLRESATSLSGGQQQRLCIARALANEPEVLLLDEPASALDPLSTQRVEELLYELKQELTVVIVTHNLQQAGRISDRTAFFFLGRLVEAGPTDQIFTNPREERTNAYVTGRFG
- the phoU gene encoding phosphate signaling complex protein PhoU, coding for MTQPQTAGTERQTGFRHFHEQLAELKQRLLDMSEKAEALIDLAVESLRERDAGKAEAVLAADHELDDLEVEVEQRAISLLALQQPMARDLRFIVGAIKISSDLERVGDHAVNIGQCTLRLLDVPVTLAPGLEIDEMAKRAREMLGDGIDAFIRADGALGRAVCKRDDEVDALEESTFRVLLTHMMESPTTISSSLQLLLVSRNLERVADLATNIGEDAVYLAEGKQIKHHFEERAQGKSPPPRP